The following are encoded together in the Serratia odorifera genome:
- a CDS encoding FadR/GntR family transcriptional regulator produces the protein MKQQISKTDRIIIDIGQQIVGGKYVPGAALPSEAELCEEFETSRNIIREVLRALMAKRLVEVKRYRGAFVTLRSQWNYLDTEVLNWVLAQDYDPRLIAAMSEVRNLVEPTIARWAAERATSSELAVIEAALNDMIAHHQERELFNEADIRYHEAVLAAVHNPVLQQLSVAISSLQRAVFDRTYMPDEDNMPRTLREHQDLYDAIRHQDADAAERAALTMIASSTKRLKDML, from the coding sequence ATGAAGCAGCAGATCAGTAAAACCGACCGCATCATCATCGACATTGGCCAGCAGATCGTCGGCGGCAAGTACGTACCGGGGGCGGCGCTGCCGTCCGAAGCGGAGTTGTGCGAAGAGTTTGAAACGTCGCGCAATATCATTCGGGAAGTGCTGCGCGCGCTGATGGCCAAGCGGCTGGTGGAGGTCAAACGCTACCGCGGCGCCTTTGTCACCTTGCGCAGCCAGTGGAACTATCTGGATACCGAGGTGCTGAACTGGGTACTGGCGCAGGATTATGACCCACGGCTGATAGCGGCAATGAGCGAAGTGCGCAACCTGGTGGAACCGACCATCGCACGTTGGGCGGCGGAGCGCGCCACCTCCAGCGAACTGGCGGTGATAGAAGCGGCGCTGAACGACATGATTGCCCATCATCAGGAGCGCGAACTGTTTAACGAGGCCGATATTCGCTACCACGAAGCGGTGTTGGCGGCGGTGCACAACCCGGTGTTGCAGCAGCTCAGCGTAGCGATCAGTTCATTGCAGCGTGCGGTGTTTGATCGCACTTATATGCCGGACGAAGACAACATGCCGCGTACTCTGCGCGAGCATCAGGATTTGTATGACGCCATTCGCCATCAGGATGCGGATGCCGCCGAACGGGCGGCGCTCACCATGATCGCCAGCTCGACCAAAAGGTTAAAGGACATGCTATGA
- the yidA gene encoding sugar-phosphatase — MAIELIAIDMDGTLLNPQHQITPAVKQAITAARRKGVHVVLATGRPYVGVQDYLRQLDIQGGNDFCITYNGALVLQAVDGACILQETLGFDDYLHFEQLARQLGVHFQAFDFDTLYTPNKDIGKYTVHEAEMTGIPLKYRSVDEMDRNMRFPKVMMIDEPELLDSAIARIPPETLAQYTLLKSAPYYLEILHKKVDKGAGVKMLADHLGIAQQNVMALGDQANDTAMIEFAGVGVAMGNAIPALKQVAQFVTSSNTEDGVARAIEKFVLNA, encoded by the coding sequence ATGGCGATTGAACTGATTGCAATAGATATGGACGGCACGCTGCTCAACCCGCAGCATCAGATTACTCCGGCAGTGAAGCAGGCCATTACCGCAGCACGCCGCAAAGGGGTGCATGTGGTGCTGGCGACCGGGCGGCCTTACGTTGGCGTGCAAGACTATTTGCGTCAGTTGGATATCCAGGGCGGCAATGATTTCTGTATAACCTATAATGGCGCCTTGGTGCTGCAAGCGGTGGACGGGGCCTGTATTCTGCAGGAAACGTTGGGCTTCGACGACTATCTGCATTTTGAACAACTGGCACGTCAGTTGGGAGTGCATTTCCAGGCGTTTGATTTTGATACCCTTTACACGCCAAACAAAGATATCGGCAAATACACCGTGCACGAAGCGGAGATGACCGGCATCCCGTTGAAATATCGCAGCGTGGATGAAATGGATCGCAACATGCGCTTCCCAAAAGTGATGATGATCGACGAACCGGAGTTACTCGACAGCGCCATTGCGCGCATTCCGCCGGAAACGCTGGCGCAGTACACCCTACTGAAAAGTGCGCCTTACTATCTGGAAATTCTGCATAAAAAGGTCGACAAGGGCGCTGGCGTGAAAATGCTGGCCGATCATCTGGGTATTGCTCAGCAAAACGTGATGGCATTGGGCGATCAGGCCAACGACACCGCGATGATTGAGTTTGCCGGCGTTGGCGTGGCGATGGGCAATGCGATCCCGGCACTGAAGCAGGTGGCGCAGTTCGTTACCAGCAGCAACACTGAAGACGGCGTGGCGCGCGCCATCGAAAAATTTGTGCTCAACGCCTGA
- a CDS encoding DUF3748 domain-containing protein yields MSHRETQLTFEPRSHQLTNINVWTPCSQWLAYDVRPSGASFTGLTIERVNVTSGETQVIYRAQHGAHVGVVTVSPDAPARYAFIHGPEYPDSHWHYDFHHRRGVIVSEPDRQLAITLDALDITAPYTPGALRGGSHVHVFSPDGSRLSFTYNDHVMHQLDPALDLRNVGVALPLHGVNPPKQHPREYDGSHYCVLVSQTTPQPRVGSDDINRAYEEGWVGQNGYLKEDGRQQRWALAFIGDTLAADGTKLPEVFIVDLPENDADYARAGAQPLQGSETTLPAPPQGVRQRRLTQTGDRRYPGLATVPRHWLRSSPDGSQIAFLMKDDAGVVQLWCVSPNGGAPRQISVGKHDIQSAFSWHPQGRQIALVCDNSVMLCDVADGGMHRLTQRSQRPPSGDAVVFSPDGTRVAFMREVAGFNQIFVVDTARHPG; encoded by the coding sequence ATGAGCCATCGGGAAACACAGCTGACTTTCGAGCCGCGGAGCCATCAGCTAACCAATATCAACGTCTGGACGCCGTGCAGTCAATGGCTGGCGTATGACGTTCGTCCAAGCGGCGCCTCGTTCACCGGTTTGACGATTGAGCGAGTGAACGTGACCAGCGGCGAGACGCAGGTGATTTACCGCGCCCAGCACGGCGCACACGTCGGCGTTGTTACCGTCAGCCCCGATGCGCCGGCGCGTTATGCGTTCATTCATGGCCCGGAATACCCGGACAGCCATTGGCATTATGATTTTCACCATCGCCGCGGGGTGATCGTCAGCGAACCGGATCGCCAACTGGCGATCACGCTCGACGCGTTGGACATCACTGCGCCTTACACCCCCGGCGCGCTGCGCGGCGGCAGCCATGTGCACGTTTTCAGCCCCGATGGCAGTCGCCTCAGTTTCACCTATAACGACCATGTCATGCACCAGCTCGACCCGGCGCTCGATCTGCGCAACGTGGGGGTAGCGCTGCCGTTGCACGGCGTGAATCCGCCCAAACAGCATCCGCGTGAGTATGACGGCAGCCACTATTGCGTGCTGGTCAGCCAGACCACGCCGCAGCCGCGCGTGGGCAGCGACGACATCAACCGCGCTTATGAAGAGGGCTGGGTGGGGCAAAACGGCTACCTGAAGGAGGATGGCCGCCAACAGCGCTGGGCGCTGGCGTTCATCGGCGATACGCTGGCCGCCGACGGCACAAAACTGCCGGAAGTGTTTATTGTCGATCTGCCGGAAAACGACGCCGATTACGCCAGGGCCGGTGCGCAACCGCTGCAAGGTAGCGAAACCACGCTGCCGGCACCGCCGCAGGGGGTTCGGCAACGACGGCTGACGCAGACCGGCGATCGGCGTTATCCCGGGCTGGCAACGGTGCCGCGCCATTGGCTGCGTAGCTCGCCCGACGGCAGCCAGATTGCCTTTTTGATGAAAGACGACGCTGGCGTCGTGCAGTTATGGTGTGTTTCACCCAACGGCGGCGCACCGCGACAGATCAGCGTTGGCAAGCATGATATTCAATCGGCATTCAGTTGGCACCCACAGGGCCGGCAGATTGCGTTGGTGTGCGATAACAGCGTGATGCTGTGTGACGTCGCCGACGGCGGCATGCATCGCCTGACGCAGCGTAGCCAACGGCCGCCCAGCGGCGACGCGGTGGTGTTTTCCCCCGATGGCACACGGGTGGCGTTTATGCGTGAGGTGGCCGGCTTCAACCAGATATTCGTGGTCGACACCGCACGTCACCCTGGTTGA
- the dgoD gene encoding galactonate dehydratase yields MKITKLTTYRLPPRWMFLKVETDEGIVGWGEPVIEGRARSVEAAVHELAEYVVGQDPARINDIWQTLYRGGFYRGGPILMSAIAGIDQALWDIKGKALGVPVYQLLGGLVRDKIKAYSWVGGDRPAEVIAGIEKLTQIGFDTFKLNGCEEMGIIDNSRKIDAAVAVVAQIREAFGNKIEFGLDFHGRVDAPMARVLIKELEPYRPLFIEEPVLAEQAEYYPRLAAQTHIPIAAGERMYSRFDFKRVLADGGLAIIQPDLSHAGGITECFKIAAMAESYDVALAPHCPLGPIALAACLHVDFVSRNAVFQEQSMGIHYNQGAELLDYVLNQDDFAMADGHFYPPSKPGLGVEINEELVIERSKQAADWRNPVWRYPDGAVAEW; encoded by the coding sequence ATGAAAATAACCAAACTGACCACCTATCGGCTGCCGCCGCGCTGGATGTTCCTGAAAGTTGAAACCGACGAAGGCATTGTCGGCTGGGGCGAGCCGGTGATTGAAGGGCGGGCACGCAGCGTCGAAGCGGCGGTGCACGAGCTTGCCGAATATGTGGTCGGGCAGGATCCGGCGCGTATCAATGATATTTGGCAAACGCTGTATCGCGGCGGATTTTATCGCGGCGGGCCGATACTGATGAGCGCGATTGCCGGTATCGATCAGGCGCTGTGGGATATCAAGGGCAAGGCGCTGGGGGTGCCGGTGTATCAGCTGCTGGGTGGCCTGGTACGCGATAAAATCAAGGCCTACAGCTGGGTTGGCGGCGATCGCCCTGCCGAGGTGATTGCCGGCATTGAGAAACTGACGCAGATTGGCTTCGATACCTTCAAGCTCAACGGCTGTGAAGAGATGGGCATCATCGACAATTCACGCAAAATCGACGCGGCGGTGGCGGTGGTGGCGCAGATCCGCGAAGCGTTTGGCAACAAGATCGAATTTGGCCTGGATTTCCACGGTCGGGTCGATGCGCCGATGGCCAGGGTATTAATCAAAGAGCTGGAGCCGTACCGCCCGCTGTTTATCGAGGAGCCGGTATTGGCCGAGCAGGCGGAATACTATCCGCGGCTGGCGGCGCAAACGCATATTCCCATTGCTGCCGGTGAGCGGATGTATTCGCGCTTTGATTTTAAACGGGTGCTGGCCGACGGTGGCTTGGCCATTATTCAGCCGGACCTGTCTCACGCCGGCGGCATTACCGAATGCTTCAAGATTGCCGCGATGGCGGAATCGTACGACGTGGCATTGGCGCCGCACTGCCCGCTGGGGCCGATTGCGCTTGCCGCCTGTCTGCACGTGGATTTCGTCTCCCGCAACGCGGTGTTCCAGGAGCAAAGCATGGGTATTCACTACAACCAGGGCGCCGAGCTGCTGGATTACGTACTCAACCAGGATGATTTCGCCATGGCTGATGGCCACTTCTATCCGCCAAGCAAGCCGGGATTGGGGGTGGAAATCAACGAAGAGCTGGTGATTGAGCGCAGCAAGCAGGCTGCCGACTGGCGCAACCCGGTGTGGCGCTATCCCGACGGCGCGGTGGCCGAGTGGTAA
- a CDS encoding 2-dehydro-3-deoxygalactonokinase codes for MSNGFIAIDWGSTNLRAWRYENGACVDSVRSEAGVTRLGGRTPQQVFGELMARWQRPLPVVMAGMIGSNAGWLQAPYLPCPSPLTGLARQAIAVEQALPYRAWIIPGICVNGEDNCNVMRGEETQLLGAHTELPSPLYVMPGTHSKWVQMDGDTLVDFRTVMTGELHHLLLSQSLIGVGLGEQRPDAQVFERGLAAGLGERHLVRRLFETRAAHLLGKLEKSAVSDWLSGLLIGNEVAQMQQQYPLAAHTALTVIGNPTLAQRYGRAFDMAGIRYRTLDGDRAFQTGIRSIANELED; via the coding sequence ATGAGCAACGGCTTTATCGCGATTGACTGGGGGTCCACCAACCTGCGCGCCTGGCGTTATGAAAATGGCGCATGCGTGGACAGCGTGCGCTCCGAGGCCGGCGTTACCCGGCTCGGCGGCCGCACGCCGCAGCAGGTATTCGGCGAACTGATGGCGCGCTGGCAACGGCCGCTGCCGGTGGTGATGGCGGGGATGATCGGCAGCAATGCCGGCTGGTTGCAGGCACCTTATCTGCCGTGCCCCTCGCCGCTGACCGGTCTCGCTCGCCAGGCGATCGCGGTAGAGCAGGCGTTGCCGTATCGCGCCTGGATCATTCCGGGCATCTGCGTCAACGGCGAGGATAACTGTAACGTGATGCGCGGTGAAGAGACCCAACTGTTGGGCGCTCATACCGAACTGCCGTCACCGCTGTACGTGATGCCGGGCACCCACAGCAAATGGGTGCAGATGGACGGCGATACGCTGGTGGACTTTCGCACCGTAATGACCGGCGAGCTGCACCACCTGCTGCTAAGCCAGTCGCTGATTGGCGTTGGACTCGGCGAACAACGGCCCGATGCGCAGGTGTTTGAGCGCGGGTTGGCGGCAGGGCTTGGCGAGCGCCATCTGGTGAGGCGGCTATTTGAAACCCGCGCCGCTCATCTGCTGGGAAAACTGGAAAAAAGCGCGGTCAGCGATTGGCTGTCCGGTTTGCTGATTGGCAACGAAGTGGCGCAAATGCAGCAGCAATATCCGCTGGCGGCGCATACCGCGTTAACGGTGATCGGTAATCCGACGCTGGCGCAACGCTACGGCCGGGCGTTCGACATGGCGGGCATACGCTATCGCACGCTGGATGGCGACCGCGCTTTTCAAACTGGGATCAGGAGCATTGCCAATGAGCTGGAAGACTGA
- a CDS encoding 2-dehydro-3-deoxy-6-phosphogalactonate aldolase — protein MSWKTELPLIAILRGITPPEAGAHIQTLLDAGFDAIEIPLNSPEWAVSIGEAVRNFGEGALIGAGTVLQVPQVEQLAALGSKLVVTPNTQPAVIRRAVALGMTVCAGCATATEAFNALDAGAQALKIFPSLSFGPDYIKALKAVLPPQVPVFAVGGITPENLHQYLAAGCVGAGLGSDLYRAGQPLERTAQQAAAFVRAYKEATR, from the coding sequence ATGAGCTGGAAGACTGAATTGCCGTTGATTGCCATTCTGCGTGGCATTACGCCGCCGGAAGCCGGCGCTCACATACAGACGTTGCTGGACGCCGGTTTCGACGCGATCGAAATTCCGCTGAACTCGCCAGAATGGGCGGTCAGCATTGGCGAAGCGGTAAGGAACTTCGGCGAGGGTGCACTGATCGGCGCAGGCACCGTATTGCAGGTGCCGCAGGTGGAACAGCTGGCCGCGCTGGGAAGCAAACTGGTGGTGACGCCGAATACCCAACCGGCGGTGATTCGCCGGGCGGTAGCGCTTGGCATGACGGTCTGCGCCGGTTGCGCCACCGCCACTGAAGCGTTCAACGCGCTGGATGCCGGCGCGCAGGCGTTGAAAATCTTCCCGTCGCTGTCGTTTGGCCCGGATTACATCAAAGCGTTGAAAGCCGTGCTGCCGCCACAGGTGCCGGTTTTCGCCGTCGGCGGCATTACGCCGGAAAATCTGCATCAGTATTTGGCCGCCGGTTGCGTTGGTGCTGGGTTGGGCAGCGATCTGTACCGCGCCGGCCAGCCGTTGGAACGCACTGCGCAGCAGGCCGCCGCTTTCGTTCGAGCCTATAAGGAAGCCACACGATGA
- a CDS encoding MFS transporter, giving the protein MNNDLYSSTIKKMNLRIIPFIMILYLIAYIDRSNISVAALQMNADLAMTAEMYGIAAGIFYISYIIFEVPSNVILTRVGAKLWIARIMVSWGIIAAGMSLVQTPTQLYVMRFLLGVAEAGFTPGIIYYLSCWYPRSDRARAMSLFYIGAALASVIGLPISGSILNLHGFFGVDGWRWLFLLEGIPAVALGIVVYFYLDDAPEQARWLSAEQRRWLANRLADESAQSAIGHQHGWRTALKSRRVWALSLLWLLQAFGTIGITLFLPLIVKGVVAEQSNFMVGVLSAVPFLFACIFMYLNGRHSDLRKERAWHLGLPLIAAGGLLLLAIYSQNLLLAYGLLVLTVGLNWAITPIFWAVTTETVAGVAGAASIALINAVANIAGLVFPPVMGRIKDVTHSYDSALIIVALALIIGGVIGLKIGRQTPQSVRQPPIKVLPDR; this is encoded by the coding sequence ATGAATAACGATCTGTACTCCTCAACCATAAAAAAAATGAACCTCAGAATCATTCCTTTTATTATGATTCTTTATCTAATTGCCTATATCGATCGCTCAAATATATCGGTGGCGGCATTACAGATGAATGCCGATCTGGCGATGACGGCAGAAATGTACGGTATCGCCGCCGGAATATTTTATATTTCCTATATTATTTTTGAAGTGCCCAGCAATGTGATATTAACCCGCGTCGGTGCAAAACTGTGGATCGCGCGGATTATGGTCAGCTGGGGCATCATTGCCGCCGGCATGAGCCTGGTGCAAACGCCGACGCAGCTTTACGTGATGCGCTTTCTGCTCGGCGTGGCGGAAGCCGGCTTTACGCCCGGCATTATCTATTACCTCTCCTGCTGGTACCCGCGCAGCGACCGGGCACGCGCCATGTCGTTGTTTTATATCGGCGCGGCGCTGGCGTCGGTGATTGGTCTGCCCATTTCCGGTTCGATTCTCAATCTGCACGGTTTCTTTGGCGTCGACGGCTGGCGTTGGCTGTTCCTGCTGGAAGGCATCCCGGCGGTGGCGCTGGGCATCGTGGTGTACTTCTATCTGGATGATGCGCCGGAACAGGCGCGCTGGCTGAGTGCAGAACAACGCCGCTGGCTGGCCAACCGCCTGGCTGACGAAAGCGCGCAGTCCGCCATCGGTCACCAACACGGCTGGCGTACCGCCTTGAAAAGCCGGCGGGTATGGGCGTTGAGCCTGTTATGGCTATTGCAGGCGTTCGGCACCATCGGCATTACGCTGTTCCTGCCGCTGATCGTCAAGGGAGTGGTGGCCGAACAAAGCAATTTCATGGTCGGCGTGCTGTCTGCGGTGCCGTTCCTGTTTGCCTGCATTTTTATGTATCTGAACGGCCGCCATTCCGATCTGCGCAAAGAGCGCGCCTGGCATCTCGGCTTGCCATTGATAGCCGCCGGCGGCTTGCTGCTGCTGGCAATCTACAGCCAGAACCTGCTGTTGGCGTATGGCCTGCTGGTGCTGACCGTCGGCCTTAACTGGGCGATTACGCCGATCTTCTGGGCGGTGACTACCGAAACCGTCGCTGGCGTAGCCGGTGCCGCCTCGATTGCCCTGATCAATGCGGTGGCCAATATTGCCGGATTGGTATTTCCACCGGTGATGGGGCGAATAAAAGACGTGACCCACAGTTATGACAGCGCGCTGATTATTGTCGCACTGGCGTTAATTATTGGCGGCGTTATTGGCCTGAAAATAGGTCGGCAAACGCCACAGTCTGTCAGACAACCACCAATAAAAGTGCTACCAGACCGATAA
- the ibpA gene encoding small heat shock chaperone IbpA: protein MRNFDLSPLYRSAIGFDRLFNALEAGQNQTNGYPPYNVELVEENHYRIAIAVAGFAEQELEITSHDNMLIVRGAHQGETAEKTFLYQGIAERNFERKFQLAEHIQIKGAKLENGLLYIDMQRVIPETLKPRRIEIK, encoded by the coding sequence ATGCGTAATTTCGATCTTTCTCCGTTATACCGTTCCGCTATTGGTTTTGACCGTTTATTTAACGCGTTGGAAGCCGGTCAAAATCAGACTAATGGCTATCCTCCGTATAATGTCGAACTGGTAGAGGAAAACCATTACCGCATCGCCATTGCGGTTGCCGGGTTCGCCGAACAGGAACTGGAAATAACCTCACACGATAACATGCTGATAGTGCGCGGTGCGCATCAGGGTGAGACTGCAGAGAAAACCTTTCTGTATCAGGGTATTGCAGAACGTAACTTTGAACGTAAATTCCAGCTGGCCGAGCACATTCAAATCAAGGGCGCCAAACTGGAAAACGGCCTGCTGTATATCGATATGCAGCGCGTAATACCCGAAACGTTAAAGCCACGGCGTATCGAAATTAAGTAA
- a CDS encoding MFS transporter, translating into MEMTLTATPKTKRRYLTLLMIFVTVVICYVDRANLAVASAHIQEEFGISKAQMGYIFSAFAWTYTLCQIPGGWFLDRVGSRLTYFIAIMGWSIATLLQGFANGLSALIGLRAITGLFEAPAFPTNNRIVTSWFPEQERASAVGFYTSGQFVGLAFLTPLLIWVQEVLSWHWVFIITGGVGIVWALVWHLVYQPPRNSKGVNRAELEYIQAGGGMVDGDVASEKKARVTLTAADWKLVFHRKLLGVYLGQFAITSTLWFFLTWFPNYLTQEKHIAALTAGFMTTVPFLAAFFGVLLSGFVADRLLRSGKSIGFARKTPIICGLLLSTCIMGANYTNDPLWIMVLMALAFFGNGFASITWSLVSSLAPVRLIGLTGGVFNFVGGLGGITVPLVVGYLAQDYGFAPSLIYISVVALIGALSYLLLVGDVKRVG; encoded by the coding sequence ATGGAAATGACATTGACCGCAACACCTAAAACAAAACGGCGTTACCTGACGTTATTAATGATATTTGTCACCGTGGTGATTTGTTATGTCGACCGCGCCAACCTGGCGGTGGCATCGGCGCATATTCAGGAAGAGTTTGGCATCAGCAAGGCGCAAATGGGCTATATCTTTTCCGCTTTTGCCTGGACCTATACGCTGTGCCAAATCCCCGGCGGCTGGTTCCTCGATCGCGTCGGTTCCCGGCTGACCTACTTTATCGCCATCATGGGCTGGTCCATCGCCACGCTGTTGCAGGGTTTCGCCAATGGCTTGAGCGCGCTGATTGGCCTGCGCGCCATCACCGGGTTGTTCGAGGCACCGGCCTTCCCGACCAATAACCGCATCGTGACCAGCTGGTTCCCGGAGCAGGAACGTGCCTCGGCGGTGGGCTTTTATACCTCCGGTCAATTTGTCGGCCTGGCATTCCTGACCCCGTTGTTGATTTGGGTGCAGGAAGTGCTGAGCTGGCACTGGGTATTTATCATCACTGGCGGGGTGGGCATTGTCTGGGCGTTGGTGTGGCACCTGGTTTATCAGCCGCCGCGTAACAGCAAAGGCGTGAACCGCGCCGAACTGGAATACATCCAGGCCGGCGGTGGCATGGTGGACGGCGACGTCGCCAGCGAGAAGAAAGCCCGGGTAACCCTGACCGCCGCCGACTGGAAGCTGGTGTTCCACCGCAAGCTGCTTGGCGTGTATCTGGGCCAGTTCGCCATTACCTCGACGCTGTGGTTCTTCCTGACCTGGTTCCCGAACTATCTGACGCAGGAAAAGCACATTGCGGCGTTGACCGCCGGCTTTATGACCACCGTGCCGTTCCTGGCGGCGTTCTTCGGCGTGCTGCTGTCCGGTTTTGTCGCCGATCGCCTGTTGCGCAGTGGCAAGTCGATCGGCTTTGCGCGTAAAACGCCGATCATCTGCGGTCTGTTGCTGTCGACCTGCATCATGGGCGCCAATTATACCAACGATCCGCTGTGGATTATGGTGTTGATGGCGCTGGCATTCTTTGGCAACGGTTTCGCGTCGATCACCTGGTCGCTGGTCTCGTCGCTGGCGCCGGTGCGCCTGATTGGCCTGACCGGCGGGGTGTTTAACTTTGTCGGTGGGCTGGGCGGCATTACCGTACCGCTGGTGGTGGGCTATCTGGCGCAGGATTACGGTTTCGCACCGTCGCTGATTTATATTTCGGTGGTGGCGTTGATCGGTGCGCTTTCCTATTTGCTGCTGGTGGGCGATGTGAAACGGGTCGGTTGA
- a CDS encoding helix-turn-helix transcriptional regulator yields the protein MLSRYHAIADAIALLFSPYAEVAIHDLASQTLVYIANNRSQRKIGEASNMSELQQDRHLQVLGPYLKRNWDGSQLRSISAVLRDDRDQPIGLLCINLDISVLEGAKAALETFLAGNALQPQPEVLFQDDWQERINTFVYNWLQQRQQTLAMLNGAGRRALVEALYHEGAFKGKNAAGYVAKILGMGRATVYNYLKNTKESL from the coding sequence ATGTTAAGCCGTTATCACGCCATCGCCGATGCTATCGCCCTGCTGTTTTCCCCTTATGCCGAAGTGGCGATCCACGATCTCGCCAGCCAAACGCTGGTCTACATCGCCAATAACCGCTCGCAGCGTAAAATCGGCGAAGCCTCCAATATGAGCGAGTTACAGCAGGATCGTCATTTGCAGGTGCTGGGCCCCTATCTGAAACGCAATTGGGACGGCAGTCAGCTGCGTTCGATCAGCGCGGTATTGCGCGACGATCGCGACCAACCGATTGGCCTGCTGTGTATCAATCTGGATATCAGCGTGTTGGAAGGTGCCAAAGCCGCGCTGGAGACATTCCTTGCCGGTAACGCCTTGCAGCCGCAGCCAGAGGTGCTGTTTCAGGATGACTGGCAAGAACGCATCAATACCTTTGTGTATAACTGGCTGCAACAACGGCAGCAAACGCTGGCTATGCTGAACGGCGCCGGCCGACGCGCGTTGGTGGAGGCGCTGTATCACGAGGGGGCTTTCAAGGGTAAAAACGCCGCCGGCTACGTGGCGAAGATTCTTGGCATGGGCCGTGCCACCGTCTACAACTATCTGAAAAATACAAAGGAATCATTATGA
- a CDS encoding threonine/serine dehydratase, protein MSQLFDQIVTAHQQLRPQVRVTPLERSILLSQQLGCELWLKCDHLQHTGSFKFRGASNKLRLLSSQQQRDGVIASSSGNHGLAVAQAGKLMGIGVTVYVPENAASVKVNAIRALGAEVILIPGDALNAEIAGEQAANEQKKVYISPYNDLQVVAGQGTCGMELVEQQPDLDAVVVAVGGGGYISGIGSVLRRLSPKTQLIACWPENSTAMYSALQAGHIHPVDEQDTLSDGTAGGVDPQAVTFPLCQQLIDRQVLVSEAEIRQAMRAIAASDRWIIEGAAGVALAAAIKLAPELQGKKVAVVLCGKNIVLEKYLAAIDDAHS, encoded by the coding sequence ATGAGCCAGTTATTTGACCAGATTGTCACCGCGCATCAACAGCTGCGTCCACAGGTTCGCGTGACGCCGCTGGAGCGCAGCATCCTGCTGTCGCAGCAGTTGGGCTGCGAACTGTGGCTGAAATGCGACCACTTGCAGCATACCGGCTCATTCAAGTTTCGCGGCGCCAGTAACAAGCTGCGGTTGCTGTCCTCGCAGCAGCAGCGCGATGGGGTGATCGCCTCTTCCAGCGGCAATCATGGCCTGGCGGTAGCGCAAGCCGGTAAGCTGATGGGCATCGGCGTGACGGTCTACGTACCGGAAAACGCCGCTTCGGTGAAGGTTAACGCCATTCGCGCGCTGGGCGCCGAAGTGATACTGATCCCTGGCGATGCGCTAAATGCCGAAATAGCTGGTGAACAGGCAGCTAATGAGCAGAAAAAAGTGTATATCTCGCCGTATAACGATTTACAGGTGGTCGCTGGCCAAGGCACCTGCGGCATGGAACTGGTGGAACAGCAGCCGGATCTCGACGCGGTGGTGGTAGCGGTCGGTGGCGGCGGTTATATTTCGGGAATTGGCAGCGTATTGCGGCGTTTGTCGCCGAAAACCCAGCTGATAGCCTGCTGGCCGGAAAATTCAACCGCCATGTACAGCGCTCTGCAGGCTGGTCACATTCACCCGGTCGATGAGCAGGATACGCTGTCCGACGGCACCGCCGGCGGCGTCGATCCGCAGGCCGTCACCTTCCCGCTGTGTCAGCAACTGATCGACCGCCAGGTGCTGGTCAGCGAAGCGGAAATCAGACAGGCCATGCGCGCCATCGCCGCCAGCGACCGCTGGATTATTGAAGGGGCCGCCGGTGTCGCATTGGCTGCCGCCATCAAACTGGCGCCGGAGTTGCAGGGCAAAAAGGTCGCCGTGGTGCTGTGTGGCAAAAATATCGTATTGGAAAAATACCTGGCAGCCATCGACGATGCGCATTCTTGA
- a CDS encoding YceK/YidQ family lipoprotein: MKMMKVMAASCLLLATSGCSSIMSHTGPDQGYYPGTRSSVNMLKDDETGWVMKPLVALDLPFSAVVDTVLLPYDYLRADSDKTADSPRERILHEEQQRLAASGTPGQSGSVTH, encoded by the coding sequence ATGAAGATGATGAAAGTAATGGCAGCCAGTTGTCTGCTGTTGGCAACCAGCGGTTGCTCCAGCATTATGAGCCACACCGGCCCCGATCAGGGCTACTACCCCGGCACACGCAGCAGCGTGAACATGCTGAAGGACGACGAAACCGGTTGGGTGATGAAACCGCTGGTGGCGCTGGATTTACCGTTCTCGGCGGTGGTCGATACCGTGTTGCTGCCTTATGACTACCTGCGTGCCGACAGCGATAAAACTGCCGACTCGCCAAGGGAGCGCATTCTGCACGAAGAACAGCAAAGGCTGGCGGCCAGCGGTACCCCAGGCCAATCCGGCAGCGTTACCCATTGA